A single region of the Pectinophora gossypiella chromosome 2, ilPecGoss1.1, whole genome shotgun sequence genome encodes:
- the LOC126375058 gene encoding uncharacterized protein LOC126375058 — protein MKLFHLILIPCCLLLVNGAILPSIPSHLLECYRSSGPRPGAPRRLDVLLSLIKKLELNSQLDMRMFSASLLRSLRLDGIERSSVIETEFILPYRASAFQFHKYKVLMDLFLPSQNLLEVDSILTSEEKCLLHRMLSSAVQQWERGDENVVCPVSVEQRQNMDTQSSTRVHSRCPIEEGVILTEWGTISPGTLIAAIASSLEAQTVSVTDILNADIFQEDIAEPLMVSAKQEWVEDIETLNVVDAERQTSGADISNIWVSTLAGDLAEVVINQGPRVGAAPQRLTVGSNSRWNDTLLPRHHYLLTQNGTGVDWHFTDAEILAGIDGLILAQYIPTWVEQRRTLRLSQVIDMYYSEGGVSFEPSVKACNRQALFNKIFSNEALSTETARFAHVLSLRQITVYIPVEEMERITTAAVTAFVNYVPSLLRQNQLNCRASYSVPVMDLVVATDGSWKGYDVEQFISWVGGALELNLQRSRLSLLHGNTGHWIVPPSDNLTAVFSHMSNFTEEWPTSINVARIISTTMQYSQNKTLLDIERQASAGPSTVVLIVSPSDRPSSVDLERARELMNTFRTTYFDVYFAYLAQDTTDFQNINNEYLDYSELFLTTPSTRVQDVINTVDTFLVKSEIPTSIFGPHCPVNGTTYNQTEYEDFVLPGRLRSYRIHPFYMRRQNLINVQFRNNGQGRLLACMWRGAESSHSCQSIVDREIHIFNLTNPCPSTDFCPPAHFTVEVLNTTNLCARKILSY, from the exons CTTACGCCTAGACGGCATTGAGCGCTCGAGCGTCATAGAAACAGAATTCATCCTCCCATACCGCGCCTCAGCTTTCCAATTTCACAAGTACAAAGTTTTAATGGACCTGTTCCTTCCAAGTCAAAACTTATTGGAGGTGGACTCCATACTTACTTCGGAGGAAAAATGTCTGTTGCATAGGATGCTAAGCTCAGCAGTACAGCAGTGGGAGAGAGGAGACGAGAATGTAGTGTGCCCTGTGTCTGTGGAACAAAGGCAGAATATGGACACACAGAGTTCTACACG GGTACACAGCAGATGTCCAATAGAAGAAGGAGTGATTCTCACCGAGTGGGGAACTATATCGCCTGGAACTTTGATAGCGGCAATAGCGTCGTCGTTGGAAGCACAGACGGTGTCAGTCACAGACATATTGAACGCGGACATCTTCCAAGAAGACATTGCTGAACCTTTGATGGTGTCGGCTAAGCAGGAGTGGGTCGAAGACATAGAGACTTTAAATGTGGTTGATGCCGAGCGGCAGACTTCTGGCGCCGATATTAGTAACATTTGGGTGTCTACTTTAGCTg GTGACCTAGCAGAGGTGGTGATCAACCAAGGGCCGCGGGTGGGTGCGGCGCCTCAGCGGCTAACAGTTGGCAGCAACAGTCGGTGGAACGACACGCTGCTACCTCGCCACCACTACTTACTGACGCAGAATGGAACTGGCGTCGACTGGCACTTCACTGACGCTGAGATACTGGCTGGCATCGATG GTTTAATATTGGCGCAATACATTCCCACTTGGGTAGAGCAACGGAGAACATTGCGACTGTCACAAGTTATAGACATGTATTACTCTGAAGGAGGGGTATCCTTCGAACCTTCGGTGAAGGCGTGCAACAGACAGGCTCTATTTAATAAGATCTTCAGCAATGAGGCATTGTCTACTGAAACTGCACGGTTCGCTCACGTACTCTCCTTGCGGCAAATCACAGTGTACATTCCAGTTGAAGAGATGGAGAGGATTACCACCGCTGCTGTCACAGCTTTTGTCAATTATGTCC CGTCGTTGCTGCGACAGAACCAGCTGAACTGCCGGGCCAGCTACAGCGTGCCCGTCATGGACTTGGTCGTGGCCACTGACGGCTCCTGGAAGGGATATGACGTCGAGCAGTTTATATC ATGGGTAGGAGGAGCCCTCGAGCTGAACTTACAGCGGAGTAGATTATCCTTGCTCCACGGTAACACCGGACATTGGATCGTGCCCCCCTCAGACAACCTCACCGCCGTGTTCAGTCACATGAGCAATTTTACCGAGGAAT GGCCGACCAGTATCAACGTAGCTCGCATCATTTCAACAACGATGCAGTATTCTCAAAATAAGACACTTTTGGACATAGAGAGGCAGGCGAGCGCAGGCCCTAGTACAGTGGTGTTGATCGTAAGCCCCAGTGATCGCCCCTCTTCGGTTGATTTGGAAAGAGCCAGAGAACTCATGAATACATTCAGAACTACCTACTTCGATGTCTACTTCGCATATCTAGCGCAAGATACAACGGACTTCCAGAATATAAACAACGAATATTTGGACTACTCCGAACTGTTTTTGACG actcCATCCACTCGTGTGCAAGACGTCATCAACACTGTAGACACCTTTTTAGTAAAGAGTGAGATACCAACTAGCATTTTCGGCCCGCATTGTCCTGTCAATGGCACTACTTACAACCAGACCGAGTACGAAGACTTCGTGTTACCTGGCAGATTGAGATCCTACCGTATCCATCCATTTTATATGAGACGGcagaatttaataaatgtaCAG TTCCGCAATAATGGCCAAGGTCGTCTGCTAGCATGCATGTGGCGTGGAGCGGAGTCATCTCATAGCTGTCAAAGTATTGTTGACCGGGAAATTCACATATTCAATCTAACGAATCCCTGTCCGTCTACAGATTTCTGCCCACCAGCACATTTTACCGTAGAAGTTCTCAATACAACAAATTTATGTGCACGTAAGATtttatcttattaa